The bacterium genome contains a region encoding:
- a CDS encoding geranylgeranyl reductase family protein, with protein sequence MRGEGGRGMVRVERREIVIVGAGPAGSALAFFLARAGRDALLVDRAEFPRDKTCGDALSPRALDVLRTMGLAAELAPLGAVSRRVRFVAPGGAAAETAIPGRDGEDGRVLGLPRRELDERLRRRAVEAGASFRGGCRVEAPLVEGGRVVGFAARDAEGPLELRCAAAALAVGATLPLVDRCGLAAGRRALGAAARLYARGDVAEEGTIEFFFDGAPLPGYGWIFPVGPGLANVGAGRGPARRAEVGVSARRVFDSFVASSSIAPRLAGARLDGPPRAFPLRFDFLDSPLARPGLVLVGEAAGLVNPLSGEGIDFALESGMLAAENLAAALAAGVSPEETARRHAAALRRHCARWFRGILWVRDLYLRRATLDRLVGAARRRPELARLLAQIALGAAPPRAAFAPTTILKLVAG encoded by the coding sequence GGTGGAACGGCGCGAGATCGTGATCGTCGGCGCCGGACCGGCGGGATCGGCCTTGGCGTTCTTTCTGGCGCGGGCCGGGCGGGACGCGCTCCTCGTGGACCGCGCCGAATTTCCGCGCGACAAGACCTGCGGCGACGCGCTGTCGCCGCGCGCCCTCGACGTGCTGCGCACCATGGGACTCGCGGCGGAACTGGCGCCGCTCGGCGCCGTCTCGCGGCGCGTCCGCTTCGTCGCCCCCGGCGGGGCCGCGGCCGAGACCGCGATTCCCGGACGCGACGGCGAGGACGGCCGCGTCCTCGGCCTGCCGCGCCGCGAGCTCGACGAGCGGCTGCGGCGCCGCGCCGTCGAGGCCGGCGCCTCGTTCCGCGGCGGATGCCGCGTCGAGGCGCCGCTCGTCGAGGGCGGACGGGTCGTCGGCTTCGCCGCGCGCGACGCCGAAGGGCCGCTCGAACTGCGCTGCGCGGCGGCGGCGCTCGCCGTCGGGGCGACGCTGCCGCTCGTCGACCGCTGCGGCCTCGCCGCCGGACGGCGCGCGCTCGGCGCCGCGGCGCGGCTCTACGCCCGCGGCGACGTGGCCGAGGAGGGCACGATCGAGTTCTTCTTCGACGGCGCGCCGCTGCCCGGCTACGGCTGGATCTTCCCCGTCGGCCCGGGACTCGCCAACGTCGGCGCCGGCCGCGGCCCCGCGCGCCGCGCGGAAGTCGGCGTCTCCGCGCGGCGGGTCTTCGACAGCTTCGTCGCTTCCTCCTCGATCGCGCCGCGCCTCGCCGGGGCGCGGCTCGACGGTCCGCCGCGCGCCTTCCCGCTCCGCTTCGACTTCCTCGACTCGCCGCTGGCGCGTCCCGGGCTGGTCCTCGTCGGCGAGGCCGCGGGGCTCGTCAATCCGCTCTCGGGCGAGGGGATCGACTTCGCGCTCGAGTCCGGGATGCTCGCCGCGGAGAACCTCGCCGCGGCGCTCGCCGCCGGCGTTTCGCCCGAGGAGACGGCGCGGCGCCACGCCGCCGCTCTGCGCCGCCATTGCGCGCGCTGGTTCCGCGGCATCCTCTGGGTTCGCGATCTCTACCTGCGCCGCGCGACGCTCGACCGCCTCGTCGGCGCCGCGCGGCGTCGTCCCGAACTGGCGCGGCTGCTGGCGCAGATCGCGCTCGGCGCGGCGCCGCCGCGCGCCGCCTTCGCCCCGACGACGATCCTCAAACTCGTCGCCGGCTGA
- a CDS encoding pyridoxal phosphate-dependent aminotransferase, which yields MAEISHRADQLGTENAFVVLSEVNELLRLGRPVISFCIGQPDFRTPDHVCEAAIGAIREGRHGYTPSPGLPELREAIAKYMSRGRGVEIRPEDVVVGAGAKPFIAYAVATTTDYGKGHEVVYPVPGFPIYESQIRAQGAVPAPLCLREANGYRLDPDDLERRITSNTRLLILNTPHNPTGATLDEETLRAVCAILRKHEHIWVYADEIYSRLVYDGAFSSIVSQPEMQRRTILADGCSKTWSMTGWRVGWASNRALAPILARWVTNTESCAPHVSQIAALAAINGPQDEAERMKAKFAERRDLIVRLLNEVPGFRCPKPGGAFYAWVNVDEACRMIGAHDSEELRRRLLHQGNIAVLADHHFGPPQCNEGQHIRLSYACHSKTIEEGVARIADFLRRQAR from the coding sequence ATGGCGGAAATCAGTCACCGCGCCGACCAGTTGGGAACCGAAAACGCGTTCGTCGTCCTCTCCGAAGTCAACGAACTGCTGCGCCTCGGACGGCCGGTGATCTCGTTCTGCATCGGGCAGCCCGACTTCCGCACCCCCGACCACGTCTGCGAGGCGGCGATCGGGGCGATCCGCGAGGGAAGGCACGGCTACACGCCGTCGCCGGGGCTGCCGGAACTGCGCGAGGCGATCGCCAAGTACATGAGCCGCGGCCGGGGCGTCGAGATCCGGCCCGAGGACGTCGTCGTCGGCGCGGGGGCGAAGCCGTTCATCGCCTACGCGGTCGCGACCACCACCGACTACGGCAAGGGGCACGAGGTCGTCTATCCCGTGCCGGGTTTCCCGATCTACGAATCGCAGATCCGCGCGCAGGGCGCCGTGCCGGCGCCGCTCTGCCTGCGCGAGGCCAACGGCTACCGCCTCGATCCCGACGACCTCGAGCGGCGGATCACCTCCAACACGCGGCTGCTGATCCTCAACACGCCGCACAACCCGACCGGGGCGACGCTCGACGAAGAGACGCTGCGCGCCGTCTGCGCGATCCTCCGCAAGCACGAGCACATCTGGGTCTACGCCGACGAGATCTACTCCCGCCTCGTCTACGACGGCGCGTTCTCCTCGATCGTCTCCCAGCCGGAGATGCAGCGGCGGACGATCCTCGCCGACGGCTGCAGCAAGACCTGGTCGATGACCGGCTGGCGCGTCGGGTGGGCCAGCAACCGCGCGTTGGCGCCGATCCTCGCGCGCTGGGTGACGAACACCGAGTCCTGCGCGCCGCACGTGAGCCAGATCGCGGCGCTCGCGGCGATCAACGGGCCGCAGGACGAGGCGGAGCGGATGAAGGCGAAGTTCGCGGAGCGGCGCGACCTCATCGTCCGGCTGCTCAACGAAGTGCCGGGGTTCCGTTGCCCGAAGCCGGGGGGCGCGTTCTACGCCTGGGTCAACGTGGACGAAGCCTGCCGGATGATCGGGGCCCACGACTCGGAGGAGCTGCGGCGGCGGCTGCTCCATCAAGGGAACATCGCCGTGCTGGCCGATCACCACTTCGGGCCGCCGCAGTGCAACGAGGGGCAGCACATCCGCCTGAGCTACGCCTGCCACAGCAAGACGATCGAGGAAGGCGTGGCGCGGATCGCCGACTTCCTGCGCCGTCAGGCGCGCTGA